CTCGTTTCCTGGTCAAATGCTTAAATACTTTTggcaaacaaataaatgtgAACCGAGAATGAGCTTCCTGCAGAAAATTGAAAGAATAGTAttcaaaaactatttttaaaagtgaaataggatTAGTTATACTGTTCTGATAGTGTCAGCATACTAGACAGGGGAATGCCTCTTCACATGAACAACTTATATGCTATGCATCTCTGCTGCAGTTACATGTATGACCAAGATCATCAAGATAGTATTTCTCTTGCTAAATATGAATAAAGAAAACTTTCTCCACCTATTTGAAGGAAAATACATGCATGAGATGATGAGAAACAACCAAATAAAGTTCATAACAGAAAATTACCATGAATTCTGATGCATTAGCTGCCTCAAGATTGTAATCTAACTCCCCTATCAGACCTTTTCCCAGTTCATCCGCATATATAGAAAgatcatttttccttttagcTATCTTCTGCAGAAGTCCTAGCTAAAAAGAATTGCTCAGTGTTAATTCAGCATCTTATATTATTCTGAAAGAAAGATGACATGCAAGTGTATGAGACAAACCCCTTTatgaagaatataaatatCCCGAACAACTATGTGATGTAAGTTAGGACGCTGAACTTTCACCGCCACATCAAATCCCTCATGGGTTTTGGCCTTGTAAACCtttaaatgtcaacaaaaacaTTAGAAACTATACGGTGGCAAACTAAGAAACATAGTAGAGAAATCTGTCCATAATTGATCttacttactccctccgtccaagaAAAAAAGGCCTATGGATGAATGGCATaggttttaatgagaaatcgGTTAAGTCagatagagaaagagaaaaagtgggtaaagTATGACAGAGAAACTTCCCATTTTTGGAATGGGACTACTTTTCGTGGACACcgcaaaatggaaaaatgagactatttttcgtggacggtcaatttttaaatttccccAATAGTTCCATAGCCCATAACATGACACAAAAGCCTTCCATACCTGCCCAAATGAAGCTGCAGCTACCGGATCCTCAGAGACATAGCTAAAATACTCGTCCACAGGAAAACCTAATTCGTCTTCTATAATCTTTATTGCTTCAGCCCGTGGGAACGGAGGGATTTGATCATGCAGCTCTGACAATGCCTGCAATCATAACTTCgccaagaaaataaaatatgaaatatgaattattttcgGCATAGAGAACAGCACATGGGAATTATCAATTATGTCAACAGTCTACAGAGTATTATCAGTTGTCACAAAGAACTAACAAAATGAGTTTCTTTCTTTGTTCTTTTGGTAGAATGAGAAGCTAAATAGAGTGTTAGTCGAATCAACTGATAAAGATGCCGAACATTGATTAGGTAAATATGGGACTGCCAAATGGATCTGAGGATATTGACAATTGAGTTCAATTGCGGGCTGGGTCAAGATAACAAAAACTTATTCACTGCTATGGCACAAAATTTGGGTGAAACACATAAAGCGTAAGTTAGCTCAATTTAAAGAAAGGTCCTAGTACACAGCAATTCAAAAGAAATAGATGGTTCAGTTTTACACCTTTGAGACTTCATCACCAATTATATCTGGCCTTGTAGAAAGGGACTGACCAACTGCACACATATAAAGACTTGCATTAGAAAATTGGGTAACAAATGCAAATTGTAGTAGTATCTCGTTTGGATATTCACAGTCCGTTGAGCATGTTCATGCTGCTGCAAACTCAATAATTATTTCCTACTCCAGCTTCCTTCCATGATGTAGAAATAGCATTACCTTTGATAAAAGTTGGACCCAATTTTAGCATCGtgtcttttaaaattatcccAAAATTGTAATCAGATACACTTTTGCGAGCATCCTCCTCCGCATCACAGCTGATGCTAGAGATTCTGGATTTGATTGTAGCAGAAATAAAGGCAACAAGGACCtttcaaaagataaaggtGAGTCAGGACGCAGTTTTATGAATAAAACTTCCAGCTACTATTTTTAATGACTCAAAAGAGTCCTCACCAAGAACTTCCAACTATACAAACGAAAACAGCAATCGCAAAAAGCACTAGAGTGATTAAAAAAGGAGTAAGCAGAAGAACAGATCAATGACTTTGTTAAGCATGTTAGCATGCAGAATCTCAAAAGGATCAATTCGCAGGTTTCAGTTCAAGGATCTTGTTTCCAGACTTCAGATAACTTGAAGAAGTCATTTCCAAGTATAAGGAGAGCACAAAATAATACAATCTTTaacttggaaaaaaaaattccggCTAAACTTTTTATCACCTCAAGAAGCCGGAGGATCACCACATGAGGCCTCAAGGTGAAATACTCTGTAACTGCCTCTGCGTCATATGTTTCAGGAAGAGGCTTTGTCCACATCTTGGATAGAGAGTACCAATACCAACAATACACCTCTAAGGCCTTGATATCAGCCATAAACAAATCAGCACCAGTGAGCTCTGGAGGAACACCAAAAAGATCAGAATCAAGCATGTTCAGTTTTATCAATATAATCATTCACCAGTTGTTAAGAAGCTCACGGCCCTGAAAGTCGTACTTTCGGACA
The nucleotide sequence above comes from Salvia hispanica cultivar TCC Black 2014 chromosome 5, UniMelb_Shisp_WGS_1.0, whole genome shotgun sequence. Encoded proteins:
- the LOC125188581 gene encoding uncharacterized protein slr1919 isoform X3, whose translation is MASLSPPSPVLCHGGTPPRSRSNELSRNSRIASPNNKQNGGALGNVIEVVKKDVKFMGDGLSRGLEVVHKDVKFIGDGLSKGLEWANKAFRIPEASKTVEDFVWLRNVEDPQAAALRFPSWPQPCYTELTGADLFMADIKALEVYCWYWYSLSKMWTKPLPETYDAEAVTEYFTLRPHVVILRLLEVLVAFISATIKSRISSISCDAEEDARKSVSDYNFGIILKDTMLKLGPTFIKVGQSLSTRPDIIGDEVSKALSELHDQIPPFPRAEAIKIIEDELGFPVDEYFSYVSEDPVAAASFGQVYKAKTHEGFDVAVKVQRPNLHHIVVRDIYILHKGLGLLQKIAKRKNDLSIYADELGKGLIGELDYNLEAANASEFMEAHSRFTFICLPKVFKHLTRKRVLTMEWMAGDSPTELLSVSSEESNLKLLDLVP
- the LOC125188581 gene encoding uncharacterized protein slr1919 isoform X2, which codes for MASLSPPSPVLCHGGTPPRSRSNELSRNSRIASPNNKQNGGALGNVIEVVKKDVKFMGDGLSRGLEVVHKDVKFIGDGLSKGLEWANKAFRIPEASKTVEDFVWLRNVEDPQAAALRFPSWPQPCYTELTGADLFMADIKALEVYCWYWYSLSKMWTKPLPETYDAEAVTEYFTLRPHVVILRLLEVLVAFISATIKSRISSISCDAEEDARKSVSDYNFGIILKDTMLKLGPTFIKVGQSLSTRPDIIGDEVSKALSELHDQIPPFPRAEAIKIIEDELGFPVDEYFSYVSEDPVAAASFGQVYKAKTHEGFDVAVKVQRPNLHHIVVRDIYILHKGLGLLQKIAKRKNDLSIYADELGKGLIGELDYNLEAANASEFMEAHSRFTFICLPKVFKHLTRKRVLTMEWMAGDSPTELLSVSSEESNLKLLDLLLGTAILL